In one Mucilaginibacter ginsenosidivorax genomic region, the following are encoded:
- a CDS encoding family 16 glycosylhydrolase: MKFLKVVILILLASSFAACSKKSSGTGTPNNPPTGLDMTSNVSTDASGNVTFNATATNAVSYEFDFGNGVFQTSASGSVTYKYPAAGTYTVKVTAKSGTGQTAVKSIQVTVSLTADTGGGTGAGATWAEEFNTDGAPNSAIWGYDLGNNNGWGNNELEYYTNRSDNVIISGGTLKIKLKKEDYMGSAYTSARILTLNKFSFKYGKIEIRAKMPAGSGTWPAIWAMGDDIATNPWPGCGEIDIVEHLGRDLNKIYGTVHYPGHSGGNSVGGTTVITGATTDFHRYAIDWSAAAIKFMVDDVVYFTVPNDNSLPFNHKFFIILNVAMGGNFGGAVDPAFNNAQMEVDYIRLYQ, encoded by the coding sequence ATGAAATTTTTAAAAGTGGTAATATTAATTCTACTGGCATCATCATTTGCCGCTTGCAGTAAAAAAAGCAGCGGTACGGGTACGCCAAATAATCCACCCACCGGGCTGGATATGACATCAAACGTAAGCACGGACGCCAGTGGCAATGTAACGTTTAACGCTACCGCCACCAATGCGGTAAGTTATGAGTTTGATTTTGGTAATGGCGTTTTTCAAACATCTGCTTCAGGATCAGTAACCTATAAGTATCCGGCAGCGGGTACTTATACGGTAAAAGTTACGGCAAAAAGCGGTACAGGGCAAACAGCCGTCAAATCTATCCAGGTAACGGTTTCATTAACCGCAGACACCGGAGGCGGAACAGGGGCAGGGGCCACCTGGGCCGAGGAGTTCAATACCGACGGTGCGCCAAATTCGGCAATATGGGGATATGATCTGGGAAACAATAATGGCTGGGGCAATAATGAGCTTGAATATTACACCAACCGGAGCGATAACGTTATCATATCGGGCGGAACACTGAAGATAAAACTCAAAAAAGAGGATTATATGGGCAGCGCTTACACATCGGCAAGAATTTTGACGCTTAACAAGTTCTCGTTCAAGTATGGTAAGATAGAAATAAGGGCCAAAATGCCTGCCGGCTCTGGTACATGGCCTGCCATTTGGGCAATGGGCGATGATATTGCTACTAATCCCTGGCCCGGTTGCGGCGAGATAGACATTGTTGAGCACCTTGGCCGCGATTTGAATAAGATTTATGGTACGGTACATTATCCGGGCCATTCGGGCGGCAATTCTGTAGGAGGCACTACGGTAATTACAGGCGCCACTACCGATTTTCATAGGTATGCTATAGATTGGTCGGCAGCGGCTATCAAATTTATGGTTGATGACGTAGTTTATTTTACCGTGCCTAATGACAATAGCTTGCCATTTAACCACAAATTTTTTATCATACTTAATGTGGCTATGGGGGGTAATTTTGGAGGCGCGGTTGATCCTGCATTTAATAACGCACAAATGGAAGTTGATTATATCCGGCTTTACCAATAA
- a CDS encoding PKD domain-containing protein: MKFNIKLIAIFFAAAAIVYSSCTKQKYQFGSIKTPADLKLTATITGADAANPAGSGAGTVAIAVTSSNAITYNIDFGDGNKQIVSSGVITYKYNNPGTFDYTITVNAVGTGGVTSTISKKITVYVAYTIPPAIVSGLTGGSSRTWVTDRTAPGHVGVGPTNTFTPDYYAASPNQRADCLYDDEITFTKDANGNIIMTIDNKGQSFVIAASTAHYGVSGGDNCYAIDETGAKKLVFMDASSGSNSGNSTMVQFVVPGNGLINFGTGGNTYEILSISDTNISLRNIGIDGLAWYQKLKVK; encoded by the coding sequence ATGAAATTCAATATAAAATTAATCGCCATATTTTTTGCCGCTGCCGCGATAGTTTATAGCAGCTGTACAAAGCAAAAATATCAGTTCGGCAGTATCAAAACGCCGGCAGATCTTAAATTAACGGCAACTATTACCGGCGCCGATGCCGCAAATCCAGCGGGATCGGGTGCCGGCACTGTAGCTATAGCCGTAACTTCAAGCAACGCTATTACCTATAACATTGATTTTGGCGACGGTAACAAGCAAATTGTATCATCGGGTGTTATCACCTACAAATACAATAACCCCGGCACATTTGATTATACCATTACGGTGAATGCCGTGGGTACCGGTGGTGTAACGTCAACCATTAGCAAAAAAATAACAGTTTATGTAGCCTATACTATTCCGCCGGCAATAGTTTCGGGCTTAACAGGCGGCTCATCGCGTACCTGGGTAACCGACAGAACAGCGCCCGGGCATGTAGGGGTGGGGCCAACCAATACGTTTACCCCGGATTACTATGCAGCCTCGCCAAATCAGCGTGCCGATTGTTTGTATGACGACGAGATAACTTTTACCAAAGATGCCAATGGAAACATCATCATGACCATTGATAACAAAGGGCAATCATTTGTAATAGCTGCGTCAACCGCGCACTACGGGGTAAGTGGTGGCGATAATTGCTATGCTATTGATGAAACAGGCGCTAAAAAGCTGGTATTTATGGATGCTTCATCCGGCTCAAATTCAGGCAATTCAACCATGGTGCAATTTGTTGTGCCGGGTAATGGATTAATTAACTTTGGTACCGGCGGCAATACCTACGAGATTTTATCAATCAGCGATACCAATATATCGTTACGCAACATCGGTATCGACGGACTGGCATGGTATCAAAAATTAAAAGTTAAATAA
- a CDS encoding RagB/SusD family nutrient uptake outer membrane protein, which translates to MKKKYILMSLVTLVTILASCKKFVDYNPHEDFVTTEQDYLKSETDYRTMVISAYSPLQWLNQMVPVGDIASDNSVTGGESASDVLSLQQIDDYTNTPINSTMTDLWQVAYEGVNRANYLTQYKDKNLAGQTVTFAGKDALYGEVYFLRAYYYFSLVRMFGDVPLFTDKRLGVTDSRTLKRSPKADVYKAIEADLTSAIAALPAVQTQKGRITKYAAQALLGKVYLYENKFDQAASTLESVITSNAFSLVADFNSIFLAAGENGPESVFEIQYTNGSPYYNWGGVTRGQGNYSVQQCGIRGLNGNIPYAAGWSTNLPSQNLASAYSAGDQRKAVTTFDIEAYKNANPALGITYQVAPYKNTGLYNGKYLPRKGETSGQVELNYLNNFRTIRYAEVLLMAAEANNRATAPNDVKAQGYLNQVRQRAFGDANHNVTLTGAALKQAIWDERRLELAMEGDRFFDLVRTGQAAAKIPGFKVGKNEVFAIPQSEVDVSGLTQNPGY; encoded by the coding sequence ATGAAGAAGAAATATATATTAATGAGTTTGGTTACCCTGGTTACCATACTTGCATCCTGCAAAAAGTTTGTGGATTACAATCCACACGAAGATTTTGTGACAACGGAGCAGGACTATTTAAAATCGGAGACTGATTACCGCACCATGGTAATTAGCGCGTACTCGCCGTTGCAATGGCTAAATCAGATGGTGCCGGTGGGCGATATTGCCTCAGATAATTCGGTAACCGGCGGCGAGAGCGCTTCCGATGTGTTGTCGTTACAGCAGATAGATGATTATACCAACACTCCCATTAACTCAACCATGACCGATTTATGGCAGGTGGCCTACGAGGGCGTTAACCGGGCCAATTATTTAACCCAATACAAAGATAAAAACCTGGCAGGCCAAACGGTTACTTTTGCTGGCAAGGATGCCCTTTACGGCGAGGTTTACTTTTTAAGGGCTTACTACTATTTTTCGCTGGTACGCATGTTTGGCGACGTTCCGTTGTTTACTGATAAGCGCCTGGGTGTAACCGATTCACGTACCTTAAAAAGATCGCCTAAGGCCGATGTTTATAAGGCAATTGAGGCCGATTTAACCAGTGCTATCGCTGCACTACCTGCTGTACAAACACAAAAAGGCCGCATTACCAAATATGCCGCGCAGGCATTGTTAGGCAAGGTTTACCTTTACGAAAACAAATTTGACCAGGCAGCGTCGACATTAGAAAGTGTAATTACCTCCAACGCTTTCTCGTTAGTGGCCGATTTTAATTCGATATTTCTTGCAGCCGGCGAAAATGGACCTGAATCGGTATTCGAGATCCAATACACCAACGGATCGCCGTATTACAACTGGGGTGGTGTAACCCGCGGCCAGGGCAACTACTCGGTACAGCAATGTGGTATCCGCGGTTTAAACGGCAATATTCCGTATGCAGCAGGCTGGAGCACCAACCTGCCATCGCAAAATTTAGCCTCGGCTTATTCCGCAGGCGATCAGCGTAAAGCAGTGACAACTTTTGATATCGAGGCTTACAAAAACGCCAATCCTGCATTAGGTATTACTTACCAGGTAGCGCCGTATAAAAATACCGGCCTGTATAATGGCAAATATTTACCCCGCAAAGGCGAAACATCGGGCCAGGTGGAGTTGAACTATTTAAACAACTTCCGCACTATCCGCTATGCCGAAGTATTGCTAATGGCTGCCGAAGCCAACAACCGCGCTACCGCGCCAAACGATGTAAAGGCGCAGGGCTACCTGAACCAGGTACGCCAGCGTGCATTTGGCGATGCTAACCACAATGTCACCTTAACCGGTGCAGCGTTGAAACAGGCTATATGGGACGAGAGAAGACTGGAACTGGCTATGGAAGGCGACCGGTTTTTTGATTTGGTTAGAACAGGGCAGGCCGCCGCAAAAATTCCGGGTTTTAAGGTCGGTAAAAACGAGGTATTTGCCATCCCGCAGTCAGAAGTGGATGTTTCGGGCTTAACCCAAAACCCGGGATATTAA
- a CDS encoding phage tail protein gives MNARKYFYSIALLLAVTAGCKKESYTDTSFVNGITSPAKLSVLFDITQDNSGLVTITPNGEGAVSYDVYYGDAGSTYVKVQSGKNVQHTYAEGNYTVKIVGHGLNGKTTEFTQPLTVSFRAPENLKTTVTTSGLSINVSASATYETLFKVYYGDSTAVNPEPFKSFLEGQTLTHTYAGAGVYVVRVVALSGGAATTTLLDTIKVGKQIDLPVTFDDPNYDYTMSDFGGNQSSVAADPANPANKVLKAIKTAGAEVWAGTTIGTSLGFATKIPVTAASSKMSVRVYSPAAGLDIKLKIEDHNNGNHAVETDVKTTVANKWETLTFDFNSPAAGTPGLNAAYTYDKASLFFNFGVNGDGKAYYADDLKFVPSAPALTQINLPVTFDDATVNYTMTDFGNNQTTDAIDPTNAANKVKLTTKPNGAEVWAGVTIGTPAGFLAKVPLTATSNKMTVRVYSPAAGIDIKLKLEDHTNGANSVETDVLSTVANGWETLTFDFTKNASGTPAVNYATTYDKASIFFDFGNAGNGKKFYWDDVKMAASGPEVLGIPLTFESATLSYAFTNFNGGTVTVIANPKSSGINTSAKVGKMVKNPGETYGGSYITLPNPIDFSTKKTFTMKVYSPRVGAKVLLKVENLTDGGTSFEKEVTTTKANEWETLTFDYSTINTAKSYQKVVLIFDNGTSGDGSANYTWLFDDISLN, from the coding sequence ATGAATGCAAGAAAATATTTTTATAGCATAGCGTTATTACTGGCTGTTACCGCGGGTTGCAAAAAAGAATCATATACCGATACTTCTTTTGTAAATGGTATTACATCACCTGCTAAGCTATCTGTCCTGTTTGATATTACGCAGGATAACTCGGGCCTGGTAACTATTACGCCAAATGGCGAAGGAGCGGTATCGTACGATGTTTATTATGGCGATGCGGGCAGTACTTATGTAAAAGTGCAGTCGGGCAAAAACGTACAGCACACCTATGCCGAAGGCAATTATACGGTTAAAATTGTAGGCCACGGCCTTAATGGTAAAACAACCGAATTTACTCAGCCTTTAACGGTATCGTTCCGTGCACCCGAAAATTTGAAGACAACAGTAACTACATCGGGTTTAAGTATTAATGTATCGGCATCTGCCACCTACGAAACCTTATTTAAAGTTTACTATGGCGATTCGACAGCCGTTAACCCCGAGCCTTTTAAATCATTTTTAGAAGGGCAAACTTTAACCCACACTTACGCCGGTGCAGGTGTATATGTAGTTAGGGTTGTGGCCCTTAGTGGCGGCGCAGCAACAACTACCTTGCTTGATACCATAAAAGTGGGCAAGCAAATAGATTTGCCTGTTACTTTTGATGATCCTAATTACGATTATACCATGAGCGATTTTGGCGGTAATCAATCATCGGTAGCTGCCGACCCGGCCAACCCGGCTAATAAAGTTTTAAAAGCCATTAAAACAGCCGGAGCTGAAGTTTGGGCTGGTACCACCATCGGTACCTCCTTAGGTTTCGCAACTAAAATTCCTGTTACTGCCGCTTCATCAAAAATGAGCGTGCGGGTTTATTCGCCTGCAGCAGGATTGGATATTAAACTAAAAATTGAAGACCATAACAACGGCAACCATGCTGTTGAAACCGATGTTAAAACAACCGTTGCCAATAAATGGGAAACGCTGACATTCGACTTTAATTCGCCTGCCGCCGGCACACCAGGATTAAACGCGGCATATACTTATGACAAAGCATCATTGTTCTTTAATTTTGGCGTAAACGGCGATGGCAAGGCCTATTATGCCGATGATCTTAAGTTTGTTCCATCGGCCCCTGCATTAACTCAGATAAACCTGCCGGTTACATTTGATGATGCCACGGTTAACTATACCATGACCGATTTTGGCAACAACCAAACAACCGATGCCATTGACCCAACCAACGCGGCCAATAAAGTAAAACTTACAACCAAGCCAAACGGCGCCGAAGTATGGGCAGGTGTAACCATTGGTACACCGGCCGGCTTCCTTGCAAAAGTGCCGCTAACTGCAACAAGCAACAAAATGACGGTAAGGGTTTACTCGCCGGCGGCTGGTATTGATATCAAATTGAAGCTGGAAGATCATACCAATGGCGCCAATTCGGTCGAAACGGATGTGTTAAGCACTGTGGCTAATGGCTGGGAAACGCTGACCTTCGATTTTACCAAAAACGCATCCGGTACACCTGCTGTTAACTACGCCACTACTTATGATAAGGCATCCATCTTCTTTGATTTTGGTAATGCAGGTAACGGTAAAAAATTCTATTGGGATGATGTCAAGATGGCCGCCTCGGGGCCTGAAGTTTTGGGCATTCCGCTTACTTTTGAATCAGCTACGTTAAGCTATGCGTTTACCAATTTTAATGGCGGAACTGTGACTGTAATTGCCAACCCAAAGTCATCGGGTATAAATACCAGCGCCAAAGTTGGTAAAATGGTTAAAAATCCTGGCGAAACCTATGGCGGCAGCTATATTACATTACCAAACCCGATTGATTTTTCGACAAAGAAAACTTTTACAATGAAAGTTTACTCGCCAAGAGTGGGCGCCAAAGTATTACTGAAAGTTGAAAACCTGACGGACGGCGGTACAAGCTTCGAAAAAGAAGTAACCACCACCAAAGCCAATGAATGGGAAACGCTCACGTTTGATTACAGCACCATCAACACTGCAAAATCATACCAAAAAGTAGTGCTGATATTTGATAACGGAACAAGTGGCGATGGATCTGCCAATTACACCTGGTTGTTTGATGATATTTCACTTAATTAA
- a CDS encoding glycoside hydrolase family 16 protein: MPTTPSFAQKKKSTLKTAEKVIFFDDFSEKKLDRSKWGAEITGQHNNNELQAYIDTNTTAFLVNGAAAEGAKNGALVIRPQSMPGFKTKDGQNFDFISARLTTENKFEFTYGKAEARIKLTDGAGLWPAWWMLGKGAWPECGEIDIMEYVGEKDWASAAVHGPGYFGETPFVNRQYFTAGNDVTQWHTYAVEWTPDALNFIYDGKLMFRVNKKMTNHYGKWAFDTKKYLILNYALGGAYPVKINGVTSPYNGMPASSVNLVKNGEAKMLVDWVRVTQKE, encoded by the coding sequence ATGCCAACAACACCGAGCTTTGCTCAAAAGAAAAAATCGACATTAAAAACGGCAGAAAAAGTAATTTTTTTTGACGATTTCTCTGAAAAGAAACTGGATCGCAGTAAGTGGGGGGCCGAAATAACAGGTCAGCATAACAACAATGAATTGCAGGCCTACATCGATACCAACACTACGGCCTTCCTGGTAAACGGCGCAGCAGCCGAAGGAGCTAAAAATGGCGCTTTGGTAATAAGACCACAATCGATGCCAGGTTTTAAAACAAAAGACGGACAAAATTTTGATTTTATATCGGCTCGATTAACTACCGAAAATAAATTTGAGTTTACCTACGGCAAAGCCGAAGCAAGGATTAAACTTACTGATGGCGCCGGACTTTGGCCCGCCTGGTGGATGCTGGGTAAAGGCGCCTGGCCCGAGTGTGGCGAAATTGACATTATGGAATACGTAGGCGAAAAGGATTGGGCAAGTGCTGCCGTGCACGGCCCCGGCTACTTTGGCGAAACTCCTTTTGTAAACCGGCAGTATTTTACAGCCGGAAACGATGTTACCCAATGGCATACCTATGCTGTTGAATGGACACCCGATGCCTTGAATTTTATTTACGATGGCAAATTGATGTTCAGGGTAAATAAAAAAATGACAAATCATTATGGCAAGTGGGCATTTGATACCAAAAAATACCTTATCCTGAACTATGCTTTAGGTGGTGCTTATCCTGTAAAAATAAATGGTGTAACATCGCCGTATAACGGTATGCCGGCATCGTCAGTTAATCTTGTTAAAAACGGTGAAGCAAAGATGCTGGTTGATTGGGTTAGGGTAACTCAAAAAGAGTAA